Genomic window (Pseudobacteroides sp.):
CCAAAACGATTACATCCTCAGTCACAGCAGTTGCATCCATCACAGCTATCACAGCAGTCACAACAATCACAACAGCTGCAATCACAACAGCAGTCGCAGTCCCTCAGCTTCTTGAACCTTCTCAATATTATAATACAAAATACAAATTATTATGACCGTCTTCAATGAAATTAATCCCCCCCACTGCTTTACTATATTAACTATCAATTCTTTGGAATGCTTAATATCAAGCTGCATGGCAAGCTCCTCAATATCACCGAGCAAGCCTTCAATTTTACTGTCAATAGGATATTCACTAGAGTTGATTAAAGGGTTAAACCTGTTTCTTTTTGTATCTTCCTTAAGGTCGTCTATACAGTCCAAGACATAAATCAGTTTACCCATATTAAATCCTATTTCCCTTAGCAAGCCTGCCTGAGGGTATTCTGGATTATAAGCAAACATTTCCCCCAGTATTTCTCCAAACGCCTGGCTTATTTCATCCAAAGTCGTCTCATTGGATTTTTCAAGCAAATGAATCCTATCCATACCTTCCCTCATAACCTTTTCCTTATGCGGGTATTTATTCTTTACTATTAGGTAGCTCCTGTAAAGTACTTTGGAGATCAAAAGGGATGGAACAGACTTGTTATCCCTATAATCATCAAGCAATTTGAAGTAGAAAAATAAAACATTTATACTTGAGCAGTAATCAGTGTATTCATTTATAATGATTTTCCTTTTTTAAAAAGAGTTTAATATACATTTTTTAAACTGAAACTTGTCCTCCCCACCACAAGCACCTGACAACAATAATGCCAAAAAAACTATGCCATAGTTTAGGGCAAGCCTGTTAATTTGTCCGAAATTATTCTTGATGCTGTTACAGACACCGCAATAATACGCCCTGCATTTGTAAAAGTCATACAGAAAAGGAAGCGACAGACAAGCCGAAGATTTTCCCGGCTTGTCTGCCACCTCTTTTAAAGCTATTGTTAGCTTCTCTATGCAATATCTATAACCCAATCTACATTGACGGTTATATCATTAAATACTCCTTTAATAGGAACGGTATGCTTTACATTCTTGGAGTCAATATATTGTATAGTATAAGTAATACTTGAATCCTCACCTTTAAAGGTTACGTCGCCGGGCTTTATAAAACGGAGCTTAAATTTATAGCTGTTTCCGCTCAAAATATATTTGCTGCCGTTGTAACTGAGCTTTACATTGTTGAGTATACCTGTTGCCCTGTCTCGCGTACTTCCGTCTATGACAACCTTAGATAATGTCATTCCCGCAGGAGCCTCTACAATCCTTATACCTTTAGGGAATGTCTCTTCATAAACTACATTGTTCAACCAAATTTCATAGGTAGTATATAAAAAGATATAATCAAATATTGATGTTATCTCTGAATAGTTCCCTGCTTTATAAAAATGCTTACCTGTAGAAGCCACTTGCTTGGCACCGCCTGAGACAGCTATCTGCTCCAACTTACTCTCAATATTTAACGAAGAAAAATCAATAAACATCAGTTCAATTCCTGAGTCTTTGGCAGAAGCACTGACAGTTCTTGCATAACTAAGTCCGCTTCCATCGCTGTCTCCAGTGCCGTCTCCGCCGAAGTATTGAGCAGCCCCTCCATCAGTCTTCATTGCAGTACCTGATGAAGTGGTCTTAGTCCATTTGTTTGGTGCTGAACCGACAAGAACAACCATGTATTTAGTGGCAAGATCACTTGATTTAACCGGGTCTTTCAACAATTCCTTAGCTCTTCTTATTCCGTCTCCCATATTGCTGAGCCCTGATGCTTCCGGTGTCAATGCTTCGATTTTGGATTTTGCCTCAAGCACCTTTGCCGGAATAGACATATCATAATAAACCATATCACTGCCATTTGCCGACTCTGAATACTTAATAATTCCTACTTTCGTGTCAGTACCTGCAAACTTGTCAATAAACTCCTGAGCTGCAGTTTTTATCAAATTGAGGTATGTGGAGCTCTGTATATACTTATCCTCTACAGCTTTCAGGGAGTTCAATGATGAATCTATCTTGACTCCTCCGCCCTGCAAGGTAATGTTCTGTCCCACAACGCTTCCGTTTATGGTATTGCCCATTCCAATAAACCTGATATTTCCTGTAAATCCCGGTATATTGGGATTACCTGGAGCATAAGCAATTCCGTTAATTGTGGAGTTTATGGTTTGGAACTCAATATTGCCACCTATGGAATATACATACATCTTGTCGTTAGGTCCTTTGGGAGACAGTGAATTACCCTGTATTACAATATCACCATCTGCTACTAAAAATGCATTTCCTATATTATTCGTGCCTTTTAATGAGATAAGAAGGTTGCCTTTAAAGTACATTGATTTATCAATTTGCAAAGTACCGCTTCCAGTTATTACAAAACGGCTGTTCCATGGTTCGTACCTGATATTTACTCCGGTTTGACCCGCCATGGGAACATCTATCATGGAAGGAAAACTGAAAGGGCTGTAAACCTGGTTGGATAAAACTGCCTCCTGAATAAGCTGTGGATGTAAATAAGGCATATCTATAGGCTTTGATATATTCTCAAACTTATTGACATTGAGATTGGGTGTAACTATAAAAAAGTCCGACGCCATACATCTCTCTGTTATAGTAAGATTCGTTCCTATACTGCTGAAGTTTTGGGAATATGTGCTTCCGGTAATATTTGCATTGTTTCCCTGTATTGAAAGCCGCTTGTTTGCAAAAATACCAAAATCGAAAGGTGAAATAGTGTCAAGTGCATATGAGTTAAAAGCTCCTGAATTGTCAAGAACCAATGCAACCTCTTTTTTACCCAGCATAGTTCCTTCTACAGATATTTCTCCGCCCTGTACAAACTCTATATCGCTTTTTTCTCCAAATTTGAGTTTGTTTGACACAGTACTTCTGGAAGGTGCAAAATGAACATTTATATCATCTGTAAGAGGTGTAGGTCCCGGGGAAGCCACGGAGGTTGGTGCAGCCGTTGGAGCGTCTCCGATTATCTTAAGGCTGATATTATCAAGCAAAACATCATGCGAGCCTGATATGGGGCTAATATTGGACTGTCCCATATCAAATGTCAATTTGCATGTAGCATCTGTGTTGCTGAACATATTAAAGTCATAAGAATAACTTTTTGAAGCAGAAGTGATATTTGTTACTCCTTCAAAATACTTAACCGATGTAGAACCGCTGGAGATCTCGACTTTTATCCCTCTTGGGATTGAAGCAGATGCATCAAATGTAAGCCTGTACCTTTTTAGTCTTTCCAGAGTAAATTTGCCCTGGGCAAGCTTTATGTTCCAAAAGTCCGTTCCGACATTTGTTATGGATGTCTTGGAAACGTTGTTGGAAGAAATCTGAGTAATAACATTATAGGCATTAGCACCTGTTGAATTGTTAACCCCAAATTCCCAATCGGAGGATCCGTTATCAAATTTTCCATTTTTTATTATCTCTCCGTCAGTTGGAATTGGAGTTGGTGAAGGAGCAGGCAAATAAGCTGCATCTCCAAAAACCTTAAACTCCCAGAAGCTTGCCCATGCACCATTTTCCAGCCCTGTAACGGTAAGCCTTACATACCTGCCTGATGCATTAAAGTTATCGCTTTGTGCCTGCAATGTGCTTTGATTTCCACCTTTATCCACCACTGTAGTCCAACTGGAATCATTATTTGAAACCTCAATCTTGTATTTGTAAACTCTTCCGCCGAACTCCCAAACCACCTGAGTTCCGGTTAATTGATAAATACCTCCCAAATCAACCTTCCACCAGTGGTTCAAGTTACTGTCCGCAGCACACCAGCGCGTTCCTCCATCATTATCGTTTCCTTGTGCAGTGCCATTGGAAATTGATTGATTTGAATCGGCAGACGCAGGCTTTCCTACGGCTATGTTTATCCTTTCAACTGAAGGTGTTTGTGTAACTACTGATGAGGTTGGAGCTGGGGTTGCAGTGGGAGTGGGAGTAGAAGTTCTAGTGGGTGTGGGTGTCACACTGCTGTTGTATACCTCAAACTCCCACAGCGAGAACCCATAATCTATCGATCTTGTTATTCCGTACATTCTTACATACCTTGCGTTTGCGGTTGTAAAATAAATATCATCAACGCTTCCGTCACCTGAATTGGTTGTATAAACATCAGTCCAATTATTGGCATCATTGGATACCTGTATCTTGTATGACTTTCCATAACAAACTTCCCATAAAAGCTTTACCCTGTTGAAAGCTTGTACAGTCCCAAGGTCCACATATATCCACTGGTTATCCGACCATCCGCTTGACCATTTGGTTCCATAGTTTCCATCAACTGAATTTTGTTTTACGTTTCCATACCCATTTTCTTCAGAGGATACATAAACAGTTTTACCCAATGCCAGGTTTGCCCCTCCCGCAGGAACTGGCGTAGCTGTCGGAGTAGGTGTTGCTGTTACCGAGCTTGTCACACTTGGGGTATTTGAAGAAGACGATATTTCCTGCAATATAATATTATCGAAATAGACATCGGTAGTGACAGCTCCATCCAATTGTCCCAGATCCAACCCAAACATACAATCGCTGTCCGATTGTGTCATTGTAAAGGTATAATTGTATGTAGACATACTCTGAGTTATGTTTTGATTAACCGATATATAGTCGGTATAGTTTGATCCATTACATATAAATAACCTTACTTTTGTCGCTGCCCCAGCTCTTGCATCCAAAGAAAGCTTGTAAGTCTTGCCCGCTGTTAGTGAGAACGGCTTTTGAAAGAACTGATTATATGAAGGTTTGGTACCCAGATAATATAGAGCAAGCTTGTATTCGCCGTTCATAACCTGACCGTAACAAGTGCCCTGGTAAGTCCAGTTTGCTGTGTTGTCTACAAAATTTCCATTCCTTATAAGATTTACTATTGACGATGTAGGAGTTGGCTGAGGTGTTGTAGCGGGCGTAGAGCCGACAACCTCCTGTATTACCACGTTGTCTATATAGATATCATGACTTGGTATGGTATTGCCAGATCCTGTGTCAAAGGCTATGCGTGAGGATGT
Coding sequences:
- a CDS encoding discoidin domain-containing protein, which gives rise to MKSNVLKMCLYRMLSIVLSFMLIIGMICIKTPDVYAAGSISVEFFNSDRATSISSVYVKFKIYNTGTTAINASSLKFRYYFTDDGVTPIGTAIDYASIGSAPISSNVTCTVNAISAASANKYLEYGFNSGAGTIAPNAYVEVNSRFYHGGYSQNFTQTNDYSFCSTNSNFEAWSKVTAYVDGALASGIEPSYVSASPTPTPTPTVTPTATRTPTQTPTPTRTTTPGPAATPTVTPVAVSGASIIRIEAENGALAGNALIQNGSNGYSGSGFLSGFYNDGASVTFNINVSAAGPYNVSLRYSNGMGSQQQLSLYLNGSHNKDSVYPYTSGWDSWTEKAEVLNLNAGNNSIMFRRDSGDGALFLDYITIVQASQSSQSPQSNNLLSNGDFSLGTNLWFHYAHSGAAGSGTVENGVYKMIISNPGTAPWHTGIGQTNFSLVSGKTYKVSFDARSTLNRTMVTSIHNSSSYVNYLYQEVPLTNTMTSYSYYFVMNTSDTSSRIAFDTGSGNTIPSHDIYIDNVVIQEVVGSTPATTPQPTPTSSIVNLIRNGNFVDNTANWTYQGTCYGQVMNGEYKLALYYLGTKPSYNQFFQKPFSLTAGKTYKLSLDARAGAATKVRLFICNGSNYTDYISVNQNITQSMSTYNYTFTMTQSDSDCMFGLDLGQLDGAVTTDVYFDNIILQEISSSSNTPSVTSSVTATPTPTATPVPAGGANLALGKTVYVSSEENGYGNVKQNSVDGNYGTKWSSGWSDNQWIYVDLGTVQAFNRVKLLWEVCYGKSYKIQVSNDANNWTDVYTTNSGDGSVDDIYFTTANARYVRMYGITRSIDYGFSLWEFEVYNSSVTPTPTRTSTPTPTATPAPTSSVVTQTPSVERINIAVGKPASADSNQSISNGTAQGNDNDGGTRWCAADSNLNHWWKVDLGGIYQLTGTQVVWEFGGRVYKYKIEVSNNDSSWTTVVDKGGNQSTLQAQSDNFNASGRYVRLTVTGLENGAWASFWEFKVFGDAAYLPAPSPTPIPTDGEIIKNGKFDNGSSDWEFGVNNSTGANAYNVITQISSNNVSKTSITNVGTDFWNIKLAQGKFTLERLKRYRLTFDASASIPRGIKVEISSGSTSVKYFEGVTNITSASKSYSYDFNMFSNTDATCKLTFDMGQSNISPISGSHDVLLDNISLKIIGDAPTAAPTSVASPGPTPLTDDINVHFAPSRSTVSNKLKFGEKSDIEFVQGGEISVEGTMLGKKEVALVLDNSGAFNSYALDTISPFDFGIFANKRLSIQGNNANITGSTYSQNFSSIGTNLTITERCMASDFFIVTPNLNVNKFENISKPIDMPYLHPQLIQEAVLSNQVYSPFSFPSMIDVPMAGQTGVNIRYEPWNSRFVITGSGTLQIDKSMYFKGNLLISLKGTNNIGNAFLVADGDIVIQGNSLSPKGPNDKMYVYSIGGNIEFQTINSTINGIAYAPGNPNIPGFTGNIRFIGMGNTINGSVVGQNITLQGGGVKIDSSLNSLKAVEDKYIQSSTYLNLIKTAAQEFIDKFAGTDTKVGIIKYSESANGSDMVYYDMSIPAKVLEAKSKIEALTPEASGLSNMGDGIRRAKELLKDPVKSSDLATKYMVVLVGSAPNKWTKTTSSGTAMKTDGGAAQYFGGDGTGDSDGSGLSYARTVSASAKDSGIELMFIDFSSLNIESKLEQIAVSGGAKQVASTGKHFYKAGNYSEITSIFDYIFLYTTYEIWLNNVVYEETFPKGIRIVEAPAGMTLSKVVIDGSTRDRATGILNNVKLSYNGSKYILSGNSYKFKLRFIKPGDVTFKGEDSSITYTIQYIDSKNVKHTVPIKGVFNDITVNVDWVIDIA